From the Lycium ferocissimum isolate CSIRO_LF1 unplaced genomic scaffold, AGI_CSIRO_Lferr_CH_V1 ctg45, whole genome shotgun sequence genome, one window contains:
- the LOC132044441 gene encoding uncharacterized protein LOC132044441: protein MGNCQAIDNATLLIQHPSGRVDKLYWPVTANEIMKMNPGHYVALLLTTTTLSPPTNPSSTTATTTVTAASTVKKNNNNSVTNTGTNVPVRITRIKLLKPTDTLVLGHVYRLITTQEVMKGLWAKKYSKMKQQQLDLGDKSTEKSMNSQSKNELVRRSELDNSKQVKQEKHRSSTGAKPRTWHPKLHSISEATS from the exons ATGGGCAACTGCCAAGCCATTGATAATGCAACTCTGCTCATACAACACCCAAGTGGTAGAGTTGACAAACTCTACTGGCCTGTTACTGCTAAcgaaatcatgaagatgaatCCAGGCCATTATGTTGCTCTTCTTCTTACCACCACCACCTTGTCTCCGCCTACTAACCCTTCCTCTACCACCGCCACCACCACTGTCACCGCCGCCTCCACcgttaagaaaaataataataatagtgtaACAAATACTGGTACTAATGTTCCTGTTCGTATTACGCGTATTAAGCTTCTCAAGCCCACGGATACTCTTGTTCTTGGTCATGTTTACAGACTAATTACTACTCAAG AGGTGATGAAAGGATTATGGGCTAAGAAGTATTCCAAGATGAAGCAACAGCAGTTAGACTTAGGGGACAAGAGCACTGAGAAATCAATGAATTCACAATCTAAGAACGAACTTGTTAGAAGATCTGAATTGGACAACTCCAAACAG GTGAAACAAGAAAAGCATCGGAGCTCAACAGGTGCAAAACCAAGAACATGGCATCCCAAACTCCACAGCATATCTGAGGCTACAAGCTGA
- the LOC132044440 gene encoding nucleobase-ascorbate transporter 6, protein MAAKSDEPAPHPPKDQLPNVSYCITSPPPWPEAILLGFQHYLVMLGTAVIITTALVPQMGGGNEEKAKVIQTILFVAGLNTLLQSYFGTRLPAVIGASYTFVAPTISIILSGRWSDPDPVSRFKKTMRATQGALIVASTLQIVLGFSGLWRNVVRFLSPLSAVPLVALVGFGLFEFGFPGVAKCVEIGLPMLVLLVIFSQYLAHLIRPGRHIFDRFAVLFTVAIVWIYALLLTVGGAYNGAPPKTQASCRTDRAGLISAAPWIRVPYPFQWGPPSFDAGEAFAMMMAAFVALVESTGAFIAVTRYASATPLPPSVLSRGVGWQGIGILLSGLFGTGNGSSVSVENAGLLALTRVGSRRVVQISAGFMIFFSILGKFGALFASIPTPIVGALYCIFFAYVGAVGLSFLQFCNLNSFRTKFILGFSIFLGLSIPQYFNEYTVIAGYGPVHTGGRWFNDMVNVPFSSEAFVAGILAYFLDNTMHKRDNQIRRDRGKPWWDKFRSFRTDTRSEEFYSLPFNLNKHFPSV, encoded by the exons atggcAGCAAAGTCAGATGAACCAGCACCACATCCACCAAAAGATCAGCTTCCTAATGTTTCTTACTGCATTACTAGTCCTCCTCCATGGC CTGAGGCTATCCTTCTTGGATTTCAACATTATCTGGTTATGCTCGGTACCGCAGTTATCATTACTACAGCTCTGGTTCCCCAGATGGGAGGAGGAAAT GAGGAGAAAGCCAAAGTTATTCAAACAATTCTATTTGTTGCTGGGCTGAACACCTTGTTGCAATCTTACTTCGGAACTAGACTACCTGCGGTGATTGGAGCGTCTTATACCTTTGTTGCACCTACAATTTCAATTATCCTTTCGGGACGATGGAGTGACCCAGACCCTGTATCG AGATTCAAGAAGACAATGCGGGCCACACAAGGTGCACTTATTGTTGCTTCAACACTTCAGATTGTCCTAGGCTTCAGTGGTCTCTGGCGCAATGTTGTAAG GTTTCTGAGCCCGCTTTCAGCTGTTCCTTTAGTTGCTCTTGTCGGCTTCGGGCTCTTTGAGTTTGGTTTTCCTGGG GTTGCCAAATGTGTTGAAATTGGGTTGCCAATGCTGGTCCTTTTGGTAATTTTCTCTCAG TATTTGGCACATCTGATACGCCCAGGGAGGCACATATTTGATCGTTTTGCTGTTCTTTTCACGGTGGCAATTGTATGGATTTACGCCCTCCTACTTACAGTGGGCGGGGCTTATAATGGGGCTCCACCGAAGACCCAAGCAAGCTGCAGAACTGATCGTGCTGGACTCATTAGTGCTGCTCCATG GATTAGAGTTCCATACCCCTTCCAATGGGGACCACCTTCATTTGATGCTGGTGAAGCATTTGCTATGATGATGGCTGCATTTGTTGCTCTTGTTGAG TCCACGGGTGCTTTTATTGCAGTTACGAGATACGCAAGTGCTACTCCCTTGCCACCATCCGTACTCAGCAGAGGTGTAGGTTGGCAG GGAATTGGCATTTTGCTATCTGGGTTGTTTGGAACTGGGAATGGATCTTCTGTATCTGT TGAAAATGCAGGTCTTTTAGCACTGACACGTGTTGGCAGCAGAAGAGTTGTTCAGATATCTGCTGGATTTATGATCTTCTTCTCAATTCTTG GAAAATTTGGAGCTCTCTTTGCTTCGATACCAACACCAATTGTAGGTGCTTTGTATTGCATTTTCTTCGCTTATGTGG GCGCAGTAGGCTTAAGCTTCCTTCAGTTTTGCAATCTGAATAGCTTCCGCACCAAGTTTATATTAGGTTTCTCCATCTTCCTGGGATTGTCAATTCCACAGTACTTCAACGAGTACACAGTTATTGCTGGTTATGGACCTGTTCACACAGGTGGACGATGG TTCAATGATATGGTTAATGTGCCATTCTCATCGGAAGCTTTTGTTGCGGGTATCCTGGCTTATTTCTTGGACAACACAATGCACAAAAGGGATAATCAGATAAGGAGAGACAGAGGCAAGCCATGGTGGGACAAGTTCAGGTCTTTCAGGACCGACACGAGAAGTGAGGAATTCTATTCCCTCCCATTCAATCTCAACAAGCATTTCCCATCCGTGTGA